The following DNA comes from Podarcis raffonei isolate rPodRaf1 chromosome 10, rPodRaf1.pri, whole genome shotgun sequence.
TTTTCAAAAAATGAGCTTCCTATAGCATTTTACTGGCAATGGTTTTGCTGGGGCCGGGGGGAAGCATGCCCTTGCTTGGACCTTCAACTTTTGATATTAACACTGCTGCAAAATATGCATTAGCAGAAATTCTGCAATAATGTGCTCTCGGCCCCACAATGTGCTAAGATTGTGGCCTGATTTTTGCAGGAGGGAGGCTAAACAAAAAGTACTTATTGATAAAAGCATTGCACACAAACCTTGCCACTTTTTAATGCACATACCATATGTGTCCATATGAAGACCACCCAACCATCAATTTTTAGAGTGATAATGTTGTATATGTATTACCCAGCTCATGATAAGTGcataaaggtccagtcgtgaccgactctggggttgcggcgctcatctcgctttattggccgagggagccagtgtacagcttccaggtcatgtggccagcatgactaagccacttctggcgaaccagagcagcgcacggaaatgccgtttaccttcccgtcggagcagtccctatttatctacttgcactttgacgtgctttcgaactgctaggttggcaggagcagggaccgagcaacgggagctcaccccgtcgcggggattcgaaccgccgaccttctgatcggcaagtcctaggctctgtggtttaacccacagcgccacccacgtcccaataagTGCATAGGAGCATAGTTCATAGGAGATAAGTGCATAGGAGCAGGCAAAGCATGGGCGTAGTCAGGGAGCAGGCTGTGTGCGGTGGTCGAAACTACAGAACTCCATTTGGTTTCTCTTCCTATGCCACTTGAAAATATTACTGTTTTTGCTCTTTGGGCTGATTCTACTACCTATTTTTGTCTCTCAGCTCCAACTGTGTTTTTAATTGTGGTTGTATATTTGCACAGTCGTATCCTACtttcccatttttaatttttgcaaaatGTCCTGGACAACTAACAACCACAAAGAAGTAAAAACAACCGGTGTGCCGATTATTGGAAATGAGAGAATAAGACTTTCTCAAGCCGTGGAAGACAAGCTAAAGAAGACACTGTATTCaagttctgtttgtttatttgttcactATATAGGGACATGCATTATAAGCAATATGCATGATGACTAAATAAAAGTAGTGCAACTGATACATAGAAAGGTATCCTTGCGCCGAGGAATAAGAATTTAACCAAGACTGGCAGGGCAAAGTTGGGGAGTGAGAACAGCGTACTATTCAATAAAAAAGTATAAGCAGAAATGGCTTAGAAAGGGAGGGCTAACTAGGAACAGACTCTACAAAATACTTTTgcgagagagaggaaaaaagggaCTTAATCGACATTGCATTTTCAATGTGTTGCCCCAATCTCACACACAATTCTGTGGCAGTTCTACTTGGAAAAACATTTCTTGGCTTGAATGGGGATTTCATGTGTGTTAGAAGTAAAAGATTAAATGAACACTTCAAGGTCAGATATTTGAACTGTCAGCTGTGTTTTCAATTACAAGCATGTACATTACACACCCAAGGAGAGAAATGGTCCTGCGAGTTTATTTTTGTAAGGCCGACAAGGAAAGAGTCATTATGCTTTAGAGAGCGTTGCAGACAAAGTTTCCCTTTGATGAACAACAGATTCTTGGGTATCAGAACGATGAGAACGCAAGTGAAAGGTTCAGCCGATTAACCGTGAAAATTGCTTTAAGACAAGTAACATTACACCATTTTGCTACATATGCAGCTGTAGAAATAAACACCCAAATCAACATGTTTCTCATGTACCAAATGAGCAATGCTTTGAAAAGAAGGGAAATTATTTTTCTCTTAATGGTACTCAAGAACACAGCTTATTAATCAAGAGTCCAGAGAGCCGGACAGAAAAGCTGGGAGGATCACATTTGGCTCCCGGgttcctacccctgctctagatgcaAAGCATACCAAAGGACTTTTAACTTTCCGTATTGCTTCAAGTGTTAAGAACTCAAAACAAAATGGATCTCCTTTCTAACCAGCAAAATTAAATACTAGATCTGAATTTAAAAAGAGAGCTAGAGTCTAATTCAAACCATGATGCTAAAGTGCGACCACAAATCTCTCATTACCTTTCAGGCGTCACTTTCTTCACAACCATAGCTTGGTACGTAATGGCCTTCTTGTCTTTAATGCCTGTGTAACTGAAGTCTGAAGGGAGCACGCCAAGTTCAGCAGAGAAGAAGCTAATTGCTTCAAGCGTTTCCAGGTTCTCTTTCCGGAGAGTAAAAGCTGAAACCACATTATTGCAGAGTCAGTGCACCCAAGTGGATGGCGTTGCTCAGAAAACATGAATGGTGTCCCCCTCAAATGACTGAGCTAATGGAAGATCTGTTGATAGGATAGCATAGGCATCAACTAAGCAATTGAGAAAAATGGGGTTTTTTTACTGATTAATCCTTGTTCTACGGAAATCAGTAAAACTAAAACTAAGCTGGAGTAGAAATACCTTGTTTTAAGCAGTTTCTAAATGTTAGCAAATGCAGTATCAAAGTTATTGCTGCTGTCTGTAGgtaaccagggtggataaaaatcaatttttttacctttttttttttaaatgatttttaaaatttaaatcactttttaaatttaaattggattttgaaaataaaatgcttttggaggaaaattcTTTCTAAAGTTAGTTTTCTTTTTAAgctacattatagtccaaaggctattcatcaggaaataaggatttaagtttttcatgtttgctaaaactcagtctgttgttttttttataaaaaaattatttaaccaCCTcacttaacaaacatggatacatatggaTACATGGATacataatgttattgttttagttaaacaaattgtttaaattgctattaaggaaatgattatttttctccttccaacaaagtacagcagaaattctgtccaaatataaacctggtaacttattaaacctcacaataatttcataattacctgtctaggtatttctaatagtatatcCAAATCAGTAATTTCTGATATaattgtaaaaactactctgaaaatttattattcctaaaatgaaaccttcatctagttgtaaatattaagattataccagcaggaATGAGTCTTTccgtaaaaaaaagaaagatttaaatcaagtcttactaactagtgatttaaatcgatttgatttaaatcaaatccaccctgtagGTAACCATAGCTCACGTAAACTAGTAACATATTTTACTCTATGCTACACAGCAATAACTTGCAGAAATGATACTCTTGCCTGTGCATCACTGGTTCTACCTAGTGCCCTCCCaatgctgctagactacaactctcatcagtttCAGCCTGGCTCACATgcaacattaaaccatagtttaaaacaaaccatagtttaataaaAACAAGGACTTTGCTCCTCTCCCAGTTCATGACTTTGCCACTAGGGGGGCAGAAGCAGGTTTGATTTCTTGTGGCATGTGAACCTTGGCTCATCGTTTGTTTTCCTCCAAACAAACCTACAAGCGGAAGCCGAGGCGTCTGAGAAAGCATGAGCCCACTCGATTCCTGGTTGTACACATCACAACAAACCAAACTCTGGCTTGTTTCCTCCCCGATACAGCACAGTCAGGCGTAGGGGAGGAGCAAAGTGCTTGTTAAACCGTAGTTTATTTTAAACAATGGTTTAACCTTAAGAGTGAACCAGCTTATTGTGATGTGGCTCTTTTTAACAAGTGCTGACTTCATTCAAGCAAGGCTGATCTTACACCTTAGTAACGATGACATTTACTATtgttgtactgtgtattttgggtctatggaccGCAATAAAGCTGTCTGTGTGTGACTTCATTCATGTAGATTTCATTAAGAgagtgataaaggtaaagggtaaagggacccctgaccattaggtccagttgtgactgactctggggttgcagcgctcatcttggtttacaggccaagggagccagcgtacagcttccgggtcatgtggccagcatgactatgccgcttctggcgaaccagagcagcacacggaaacgccgtttaccttcctgccggagtggtacctatttatctacttgcactttgacatgctttcgaactgctaggttggcaggagctgggaccaagcaacgggagcttaccccatcacggggattcgaactgccgaccttctgatcggcaagccctaggctctgtggtttaacccacagtgccacctgtgtcccattagACAGTGATACGTTAGTCTATTATGGGTTGGTAGATTTTCAAAGGACATATAAACCCTTCCAAGGAAGTGATAAAATTGTTGTTGCATACTTACCTGTGTAAATTTCTTTTCCCATCCCACTGTCAACAGCAGCCCTTTTCCTTGAACCACTTTTCTCACGAAACCTTACTATAATGACCACCTTTTGTTGAGCGTTGGTGAAAGACTTGGTTTCCACAAGCTTCCCAAATTTTTTACTGATAAAGTGGTGAATCATCTTCCGGTGTTCCTTATCGCCATCCGGTCTGAAAGCAAACTTTGATTGTTCTAGTTTGGCATCTAAAAATTTCATAAAGCCACATGCTTCCTCTTCAGACACCAGCTGGCAAAGATCTTGGTAGTCCTGATTTGCCTTTACAATAATCTCGCCACATTTTGTCACCGTGGCTAAGAAAGGGTATTCCTGTCTGATGGCACCATGCAAGCTGGCTCGATTCTTCTTGTCAAGGACTCGACCAAGAGAAAATTCATCTGGAGGAACCCCTAGTTCAGATTTAGATTCCCACATGTCTTTCACACGGCAAGCAAACTGACCGAGTTGCTCCCTTAAGGGGTTATCTAATAAGGAGTCCAGGGTAACAGCTTTGGCAAGGTGGTTTTCAGGTACATTATCAGGTTTATATTCTTCACTTTCtccaacagagaaagaaagactTTCTGGGGAACAGTGAACATCATCATCCCGAATGCTGCAATATTCCTCATCGGTGCACAGTTCTGGACGACTCAGTCTCAGCCTTTTGGGATCGTGTTGACAGAACTCAGCTTGTTCCGACAGGCTCTCACAGGATTTATTAGGAGAATCTGCTGTGATCTCATTAACTAACTGCCCAAATGCATTAATTTCTGTTACTACAAAGTCCTTTGGGAACGTTTTTAAGCTGCCGCAGAAGCCAATGTGATCATTCACATAAGTGCAAGAGTGGAATGCCACTGCCCTGTCAGAATCTTCTTCCATTCCAATATTATACAGCCTGGAAAAATGAAGAAAAGTTGGGGCCAAGTCTTAGAAAATCATACACAATCACTCTCTGTTAAGGTAAATTTGGAGGAAGTAGCTTATATTCCTTTTCTTTGCTTCTTTACACAAATCAGCGCAATTTTAACATCTGTATACTGTACAAAGGCCAAAATCTTAAGCACGTAACATTTTCAAAGGATGGTCGAATAAACAGGATTTTTTGCTTAGCACTGAAGACTTAGTATTCGTGCTCACTGTTGCCCTCTGCTGCAACATACCCGTAATTCAGTGAGTATATAATGAACAGATAGAAGGAAGTGCTTTGAGCAGCGTCAACAGCTTGGGGCAGCTGCTGATGGGCCAGGATCtcagcaggccccattagttcTGACCCATTAGTTCTGTAGCAGTATCATCTCCTCCTTAGACGGCAGCTCCCCTAGAGCAGATACTGCCCCTTTTGCCTGCAAAAGGAGACATAAATGAGTTGCGATTGCATGGAACAGCTACCACTGTCTCTGGTTGCTCACTTGCTAGCTCACTTGCTATTGTGGTAAGGACTGGGTCCATCACGCTGTGTCCAGAGAGTAGAGGTGAACAGGCAAGGAAGCTTCTGCCTCCCCTTTCCACTTGCCTTCTCTCTTTTGGTGAAATGCTGGGAGCAGAGCTGGACTGGACCTACACAGAACTGGTCAAagagagcagtacagtggtacctcaggttaagtacttaattcgttccggaggtccgttcttaacctgaagcaccacattagctaatggggcctcctgctgctgccgcgtcaccagagcacgatttctgttctcatcctgaagcaaagttcttaacccgaggtaatatttctgggttagcggagtctgtaacctgaagcttatgtaacccgaggtaccactgtactcttcccACTCCTTTGCTCCCtttagacatttaaagcacactgcttctcccaaagaatcctggcaactgcaTTTTACCCACCATGAAGCCAAAATCCCCAGCATCCGTAACTCCAGGTTGCTACCTTTCatgcagctcagttggtagagcatgagactgataatgtcagggccatgggttcgagccccccattggacaaaatattcctgcattgcatatcctatgcccttttaaaatgtggctctttattTTGCGTGGGgaagggggtgttattgggttgttgtttttattttgattatatatatatattgtggttttatattttgattttgttctgtgaactgccctaagacctctgggtatagggtggtgtataaattcaatcatcatcaacaacaacaacaacaacaacaacaacaacaacatccttgtggtgccttccaaatctatgattctatgttttcccagcagtgatgtatggaagtgagagctggaccatcaagaaggctgatcgccgaagaattgatgcttttgaattatggtgctggaggagactcttgagagtcccatggactgcaagaagatcaaacgtatccattctgaaggaaatcagccctgagtgctcactggaaggacagactgtgaagctgaggctccaatactttggccacctcatgagaagagaagacttcctggaaaagaccctgatgttgagaaagatggagggcacaaggagaaggggacgacagaggacgagaagcttggatagtgttctcaaagctaccagcatgagtttgaccaaactgtgggaggcagtggaagacaggagtgcctggcgtgctctggcccatggggtcacgaagagtcggactcgactaaacaacaacaaatgatctCACAGTGATCAAGCCAGACCCACATTACTTCTCTTTCtctgagaaagagagggagaagggggctCAGCGATCCTTGCAAGAGCAGCCCCATTTCCTACGgttgcaggaagctgctgcttgtTGCTTCCTATTGCTAGCCAGGCTCTACTTCAGTTGCGGGCGTCCAAATGCTACTGGAGGGCCAGTCGCATCACCCCTGGGCATTAGCCACACTGGTTGGGATTTGCAGCacgagaacatctggaggaccacgtgTCTCCTTGATCTTAAGGTCTCTCTACCTTGcaggcagaagctcccaggttcaatccaggtagggctgggaatgcccccccccccgctttctgaCCCCCTTggggagccgctgccagtcagagtaggcaacacCAGCGGTCTCTGACCTGCTGTCAAGGCTCTTTTGCGGGCTCGCACAACGCCGACTCCCCACCGCCGGCGCAACGTCCCAATTGCAATTGTATCCAATTGCACGGAAATCCCCCTGCGAACACTTAGGACGATCCGCGCGAGGCAGGAGGACCCCTGGCGGCAATAGCGCTGGAGCGACTGGAAGGAATCTTCCATCTAGTAGAGGGGGGGAATAAAGAGGCGGAGGCAAGGAAGTCAGAACATACCACTTTCATCAAAGTAGGGGTGGAGCCAGCggcaaggaaggagaaagagtagaggaggaggaggaaataggaTTGTCTAACCAAAGATAGACCAAAACCCCGCGCAGGGTAGCTGATTAAAACATTTGGGTCGGAGATTAAGCGTGGCGAAACGCCAAGCCACCCTCCCGCCCACCGCCTCCTTGGTACCTCCCGCATAGGTTTGTAGATTCTTTCTCGATGGGGCCGAGCATGCGCACAACTCCGAAGGCGAGATGGGCGGGGCTTGCTTCAAAGGAAGCGAGAGCGGTGGAAGTTCCCGGGTGACGTCTGTGGGCGGGGCGAGGGAAGGCGCGTTTATGCATCTCCCGGCTCAGAAGCAAGAGTCCTTGCTCGGCGGGGAAGGGGCTTTGGCGGGGCGCTCGGAGGGTGAGAGTtagtttgttttctctttctttcttctgaagCGGTGCTGGACTTAtttgtgttgcttttttttaaaaaatagtttttattgagttttacatttttatattcaATACAATCATCCTTATCACAGAAAAAAGAGcgagagagaaaaacaacttcctcctctggttctttaaatatttgtttcttctgcttattttattctaCCTTGATTTGTAATCTTTTAGCTaaatattattgcatttatatcattTTTTACCCTGTTTTCCAAATAACAtcttacattttcttatttacccAATTGGTACCTCTTAACCTTTATACTTGTTTTCTTAATCGTAAGTGTTTAGTCAAACCCTGCAAGCGAGTCTACttctttacagtgtttctgtataTACATCATACacggttcccagtcttttttaaagtctctgttgtctttatGTGCTGGGCTTATTTGGGTCAGGTGCAACGCAGGGTAACTGCCACTGTTTGGGTCTCTGCCAGCTATGAACTCCCACCTAAAAACACTGATCCGGAaacgtaaaataaaaataaaaataggaaccTTCCTCATTCTGTCCTCCCTTCACAACTTGCGCACAGGAAATATTTTCTCATAATGCACCACAATTTGGTAATGCCGTCATTCTACCATCTCTGCCTCCATTGCCTGTCATACTTCCACAGGCTAGTTTTTTTATGGATGTGTGCACATCTAAAGCAgtgtctcccaaacttgggtctccagctgttttgggactacaactcccatcatccctagctagcaataccagtggtcagggatgatgggaatcgcaGTCCGCGGGGGGACCAGCTGGAGAACCCCAACTTTGGGAAATGCCGAAGGAAAGCATGTCACTTCCCCACAAAAGAATCccgagaactgtagtttaagggtgctgaaaatggTAGTTCtgtgagttttttttaaaaagtagctgaAAAGTTGAGGGGAAAGAGTGCAGTTACATTGTCATAGGTGCCCACCGAAGTTGGACACAAATATGACAGGTGGGTTTTAAACCCCCATGAAGACTACCATGCTGCCAGCTTTACATCTTCAAATAAGTCATATTTGAAAGCAATCTCTTTTCACATTTGTTAGGAATCGGAGATGAGCGACTGCCCTATAACGCCTTCAATGTGTGTGCGTTGCCTTGGCTACGGCATGATGAGGCAACTGGCTGATTTTAT
Coding sequences within:
- the PUS7L gene encoding pseudouridylate synthase PUS7L, coding for MEEDSDRAVAFHSCTYVNDHIGFCGSLKTFPKDFVVTEINAFGQLVNEITADSPNKSCESLSEQAEFCQHDPKRLRLSRPELCTDEEYCSIRDDDVHCSPESLSFSVGESEEYKPDNVPENHLAKAVTLDSLLDNPLREQLGQFACRVKDMWESKSELGVPPDEFSLGRVLDKKNRASLHGAIRQEYPFLATVTKCGEIIVKANQDYQDLCQLVSEEEACGFMKFLDAKLEQSKFAFRPDGDKEHRKMIHHFISKKFGKLVETKSFTNAQQKVVIIVRFREKSGSRKRAAVDSGMGKEIYTAFTLRKENLETLEAISFFSAELGVLPSDFSYTGIKDKKAITYQAMVVKKVTPERLKELGNTIGKKGIGVSNVHSASQPLRLGQLQGNHFDIIVRDLKLKSNDCSASLKERVYEATENVKKNGFINFYGPQRFGQRQTIQTDQIGLALLNEELVKAVKLFFTPEDSDDPVNKAKKYFLQTEDAKGTLAMLPDFKVRETMLLRALNRYGINHEGCARGWLSIPHSMRIFYVHAYCSKIWNEAASYRIKIYGTRVVTGDLIFSGTRSESCSLNDKVHVVTAAEEEANEYAINQVIVPMAGYNVRYPTNKVGEWYRKRLARDGLQMHQFRLPSLQLNVPGCYRHLLKYPHDLSYSFLKSGEEPVGTGDNSPKDPETSLSVSFWLDPSCYATVCLGEIMKCNL